The following are encoded in a window of Phocoena phocoena chromosome 2, mPhoPho1.1, whole genome shotgun sequence genomic DNA:
- the WARS1 gene encoding tryptophan--tRNA ligase, cytoplasmic → MADVPNGEQGCGSPLELFKNIAAQGELVRALKARNAAKNEIDSAVEMLLSLKMSYKAATGEDYKADYPPRDPAPGSDSGLDATEAGEDFVDPWTVQTSSAKGIDYDKLIVRFGSSKIDKELINRIERATGQRPHRFLRRGIFFSHRDMHQILEAYENKKPFYLYTGRGPSSEAMHVGHLIPFIFTKWLQDVFNVPLVIQMTDDEKYLWKDLTLDQAYGYAVENAKDIIACGFDIKKTFIFSDLDYMGMSPGFYKNVVKIQKHVTFNQVKGIFGFTDSDCIGKISFPAIQAAPSFSNSFPQIFRDRTDVQCLIPCAIDQDPYFRMTRDVAPRIGYPKPALLHSTFFPALQGAQTKMSASDPNSSIFLTDTAKQIKTKVNKHAFSGGRDTTEEHRQFGGNCDVDVSFMYLTFFLEDDDRLEQIRKDYTSGAMLTGELKKELIEVLQPLIAEHQARRKEVTDEIVKEFMTPRKLSYDFE, encoded by the exons ATGGCAGATGTGCCCAACGGTGAGCAGGGCTGTGGGTCTCCACTGGAGCTGTTCAAGAACATTGCTGCTCAAGGGGAGCTCGTGAGGGCCCTCAAAGCCAGAAACGCGGCGAAG AATGAAATTGATTCCGCAGTGGAGATGTTGTTATCCTTGAAAATGAGCTACAAAGCTGCCACGGGGGAGGATTACAAGGCTGACTACCCTCCAAGGGACCCGGCACCTGGGAGTGACAGTGGCCTGGATGCCACAGAAGCAGGCGAGGATTTTGTGGACCCATGGACAGTACAGACAAGCAGTGCAAAAGGCATTGACTATGACAAGCTCATCG ttcggTTCGGAAGCAGTAAAATTGACAAGGAGCTGATAAACCGAATAGAGAGAGCCACGGGTCAGAGGCCGCACCGCTTCCTGCGCAGGGGAATCTTCTTCTCACACAG aGACATGCATCAAATTCTTGAGGCCTATGAAAATAAGAAACCATTTTACCTGTATACGGGCAGGGGCCCCTCTTCTGAAGCAATGCACGTAGGTCACCTCATCCCGTTTATCTTCACAAA GTGGCTGCAGGATGTGTTCAACGTGCCCTTGGTCATCCAGATGACGGATGACGAGAAGTACCTGTGGAAGGACCTGACCCTGGACCAGGCCTATGGCTACGCTGTGGAGAACGCCAAGGACATCATCGCCTGCGGCTTTGACATCAAGAAGACTTTCATCTTCTCTGACCTTGACTACATGGG GATGAGCCCAGGCTTCTACAAGAACGTGGTGAAGATACAGAAGCACGTCACCTTCAACCAGGTGAAAGGCATCTTTGGCTTCACTGACAGTGACTGCATCG GGAAAATCAGTTTTCCTGCCATCCAGGCTGCTCCCTCCTTCAGCAACTCATTCCCCCAGATCTTCCGAGACCGGACAGATGTCCAGTGCCTCATCCCATGTGCCATCGACCAG gacCCATACTTCAGGATGACCAGAGACGTGGCCCCCAGGATCGGCTACCCTAAGCCAGCCCTGCTGCACTCGACCTTCTTCCCCGCCCTGCAGGGGGCCCAGACCAAGATGAGCGCCAGCGACCCCAACTCCTCCATCTTCCTCACAGACACGGCCAAGCAGATCAAGACCAAG GTCAACAAGCACGCGTTCTCCGGAGGCAGAGACACCACGGAGGAGCACCGGCAGTTTGGGGGCAACTGCGACGTGGACGTGTCCTTCATGTACCTGACCTTCTTCCTGGAGGATGACGACAGGCTGGAGCAGATCAGGAAG GATTATACCAGCGGGGCCATGCTCACCGGCGAGCTCAAGAAGGAGCTCATAGAAGTTCTGCAGCCCTTGATCGCTGAGCACCAGGCCCGGCGCAAGGAGGTCACAGACGAGATAGTGAAAGAGTTCATGACTCCCCGGAAGCTGTCCTACGACTTTGAGTAA
- the SLC25A47 gene encoding solute carrier family 25 member 47 → MEFAAGAIGGVCGVAVGYPLDTVKVRIQTEPRYTGIWHCIRDTYRRERVWGFYRGLSLPVCTVSLVSSVSFGTYRHCLAHVCRFRYGSADAKPAKTDITLSGFASGLVRVFLTSPTEVAKVRLQTQTQTQQRRPSASGPLAAPPTCPAPAVGRAPGPKYRGPLHCLASVAREEGLRGLYKGSSALLFRDGHSFATYFLSYAVLCEQLTPAGRSRPDVLGVLVAGGCAGVLAWAVATPMDVIKSRLQADGQGQRRYRGLLHCVVTSVREEGPRVLFKGLSLNCCRAFPVNMVVFVTYEAVLRLMQGLLS, encoded by the exons GCGTCTGCGGTGTTGCTGTGGGCTACCCCCTGGACACGGTGAAG GTCAGGATCCAGACAGAGCCCAGGTACACGGGCATCTGGCACTGCATCCGGGACACGTATCGCCGAGAGCGG GTGTGGGGCTTCTACAGGGGCCTCTCGCTGCCCGTGTGCACCGTGTCCCTAGTCTCATCCGTGTCTTTTGGCACCTATCGCCACTGCCTTGCACACGTCTGCCGGTTCCGGTATGGCAGCGCCGACGCCAAGCCCGCCAAGACGGACATCACGCTCTCCGGATTCGCCTCCGGCCTCGTCCGT GTGTTCCTGACCTCGCCCACCGAGGTGGCCAAGGTCCGCCTGCAGACGCAGACGCAGACGCAGCAGCGGCGCCCCTCGGCCTCGGGGCCTTTGGCTGCGCCCCCCACGTGCCCTGCGCCCGCTGTGGGTCGGGCGCCAGGGCCCAAGTACCGCGGGCCGCTGCACTGCCTGGCCTCGGTGGCCCGGGAGGAGGGGCTGCGTGGCCTCTACAAGGGCAGCTCGGCCCTGCTTTTCCGGGACGGTCACTCCTTTGCCACCTACTTCCTCTCGTACGCCGTCCTCTGTGAGCAGCTGACTCCCGCTGGCCGCAGCCGGCCAG ACGTCTTGGGCGTGCTGGTGGCCGGTGGCTGTGCAGGGGTGCTGGCCTGGGCCGTGGCCACCCCCATGGACGTGATCAAGTCGCGCCTGCAGGCAGATGGGCAGGGCCAGCGCCGCTACCGGGGCCTCCTGCACTGCGTGGTGACCAGCGTTCGGGAGGAGGGGCCGAGGGTGCTCTTCAAGGGGCTGTCGCTCAACTGCTGTCGCGCCTTCCCCGTCAACATGGTGGTCTTTGTCACCTACGAGGCCGTGCTGAGGCTCATGCAGGGCCTGCTCTCATAG